The following coding sequences lie in one Plasmodium brasilianum strain Bolivian I chromosome Unknown PB_00_16, whole genome shotgun sequence genomic window:
- a CDS encoding PIR protein, whose protein sequence is MKNGSVLFKLLNEVFMKILYKSKKDLIFSYFNQEYVIAESSAIYNLLNPIKETDKDLYNIGCKLDNSYKMRQILHVKIGESNSINKDVFCSLLNEWLNSKKVEYISGKPDCESNTKLWEQKIEILWPKLK, encoded by the exons atgaaaaatggttCTGTattgtttaaattattaaatgaagtatttatgaaaattttat ACAAAAGTAAGAAagacttaattttttcatattttaatcaAGAATATGTGATTGCAGAATCTTCagcaatatataatttattaaatccTATAAAGGAAACAGATAAggatttatataatattggaTGTAAGCTTGACAATAGTTATAAAATGAGACAGATATTACATGTAAAAATTGGTGAAAgtaatagtattaataagGATGTTTTCTGTagtttattaaatgaatGGTTAAACAGCAAAAAAGTTGAATATATATCTGGAAAACCTGATTGTGAAAGTAACACAAAATTATGGGAACAAAAGATTGAGATATTGTGGccaaaattaaaatag